From a region of the Flavobacterium branchiarum genome:
- a CDS encoding tetratricopeptide repeat protein, producing MRKLSRLIFILVFLLSIKVSAQKSAIYTYELKDFDKAVSLYNDKQYASAQVIFEKVKEKETKEEVKADCAYYIANCAIRTNQPNADELMERFVEDYPISTKQNQAYIEVAHYFFDKANYPKALQWFDRVDESYMSKRDLDKFNFQKGYSYFNSKKKKEATTYFNKVVNSPEYGSQAKYYLGFMAYEGDDYKEATKYFDEVSGEEKYKEKLSYYQADMNFKLGNFQKAIDLGQKAMPKSNEIEKSELNKIIGESYFNLKMYDKAIPYLVQYNGKKGKWSNTDFYQLGYAYYQQKDYENAISQFNKIIEGKDFVAQNAYYHLGQSYLNTNKKQQALNAFKNASEMDFDKAIQEDASLNYAKLSYEIGNSYQNVPVVLLDFLKKYPNNSSKSEVEKLLIDSYISSKNYSEALTLLEKNRSPENRLAYQKVLFYRGLELYNDNNYQDAYKMFVKSLNEQKSPEFTARATFWKGETEYLNDDFKNALISYKQFAGMTAAKATPEFKNVNYNIAYTYFKLKEYDNAANSFQAQIDNSKDDASRLHDSYLRLADCRFVTSKYSSALEAYTKVMSFRGVDADYAYYQKAICYGFMNKNDKKIEELNGFLQMYKKSEYRDDAMFELANTYVAVKKQEQAIKMYDQLVTEFKNGAFTAKAILREGLIYYNSDRDQLALAKFKKVVADFPRTPEALEAVSTARLIYVDNGKVDEYATWVRTLDFVAVTDADLDNDTFEGAIKQFEQNNNKQAIVGLSGYVSKFPKGIHALEANFKLAQAYTAEGSENKSIPNYQYVIEQPRSEYTEQSLLRLAQIFLKAKDCDKAIPVLSRLENEGDSYQNKTFAQANLMKCYYDKNDYNNSVVYAEKVLQNPKTDENVKSDAQIIVARAAIKSGDEDKAKTAYAKLATTSKGELAAEALYYDAYFKNKENKYEASNAAVQKLAKNYSAFKYFGAKGLVLMAKNFYGLKDSYQATYILENVIQNFTAYPDVVSEAEKELSAIKAEESKTNSSITK from the coding sequence ATGCGCAAACTTTCACGGTTAATTTTTATACTAGTTTTTCTTTTATCGATTAAGGTTTCGGCACAAAAGTCGGCTATTTATACCTACGAATTAAAGGATTTCGACAAAGCAGTTTCTTTATATAATGACAAACAATACGCGTCGGCTCAGGTTATTTTTGAAAAAGTAAAAGAAAAAGAGACGAAAGAAGAAGTAAAGGCTGATTGTGCTTATTACATTGCTAATTGTGCTATTAGAACAAATCAGCCAAATGCTGATGAACTTATGGAGCGTTTTGTAGAGGATTATCCAATAAGCACCAAACAAAATCAAGCGTACATAGAAGTAGCTCATTATTTTTTTGATAAAGCAAATTATCCAAAAGCATTACAATGGTTTGATCGTGTAGATGAAAGCTATATGAGTAAAAGAGATTTGGATAAATTCAACTTCCAAAAAGGATATAGCTATTTCAATTCTAAAAAGAAAAAAGAAGCTACAACCTATTTTAATAAAGTGGTGAATTCTCCGGAATATGGTTCTCAAGCCAAATACTATTTAGGATTTATGGCTTATGAAGGCGATGATTATAAAGAAGCAACCAAATATTTTGATGAAGTTTCGGGCGAAGAAAAATACAAAGAGAAACTTTCGTATTATCAAGCTGATATGAATTTTAAATTAGGAAATTTCCAAAAAGCAATTGATTTGGGGCAAAAGGCAATGCCGAAATCAAATGAAATTGAAAAGTCTGAACTGAATAAAATTATCGGAGAAAGCTATTTTAATTTAAAAATGTATGATAAAGCAATTCCGTATTTAGTACAATATAATGGTAAAAAAGGAAAGTGGAGTAATACCGACTTCTACCAATTAGGATACGCTTACTACCAACAAAAAGATTATGAAAATGCGATTTCGCAATTCAATAAAATTATAGAAGGAAAAGACTTTGTAGCTCAAAATGCGTATTATCATTTAGGTCAGAGTTATTTAAATACAAATAAAAAACAACAGGCTTTAAATGCATTTAAGAATGCATCCGAAATGGATTTTGATAAGGCAATTCAAGAAGATGCAAGTTTAAATTATGCAAAGCTGAGTTATGAGATTGGAAATTCATATCAAAATGTGCCAGTTGTATTACTTGATTTTTTAAAGAAATACCCAAACAATTCGAGTAAATCAGAAGTAGAGAAATTATTGATAGATTCTTATATCTCATCTAAGAACTACAGTGAAGCTTTGACTTTGTTAGAAAAAAATAGATCTCCAGAAAATAGACTGGCATATCAAAAAGTGCTTTTTTATAGAGGTTTAGAACTATATAATGATAATAATTATCAAGACGCTTATAAGATGTTTGTAAAATCTCTTAACGAACAAAAAAGCCCTGAGTTTACAGCTCGCGCTACTTTTTGGAAAGGAGAAACGGAGTATCTTAATGATGATTTTAAAAATGCTTTAATCAGTTATAAGCAATTTGCAGGTATGACAGCTGCCAAAGCAACACCGGAGTTTAAAAATGTGAATTATAATATTGCTTATACCTATTTTAAACTAAAAGAATATGACAATGCAGCCAATTCATTTCAGGCTCAAATTGACAATTCAAAAGACGATGCTTCTAGATTACATGATTCTTATTTAAGATTAGCCGATTGTCGATTTGTTACTTCTAAATATTCTTCGGCTTTAGAAGCTTACACAAAAGTGATGAGTTTTAGAGGGGTTGATGCAGATTATGCCTATTATCAAAAAGCCATTTGTTACGGTTTTATGAATAAAAATGACAAAAAAATCGAAGAACTAAATGGATTTCTTCAGATGTACAAAAAATCAGAATATCGTGATGACGCTATGTTCGAATTAGCAAATACTTATGTTGCTGTAAAAAAACAAGAACAGGCAATCAAAATGTATGATCAATTGGTAACTGAGTTTAAAAACGGAGCTTTTACTGCAAAGGCTATTTTACGTGAAGGATTAATTTATTATAACTCAGACAGAGATCAATTGGCTTTGGCGAAATTTAAAAAAGTAGTTGCGGATTTCCCTAGAACTCCAGAGGCTCTAGAAGCAGTTTCTACAGCTAGATTAATTTATGTAGATAATGGAAAAGTAGATGAATATGCTACTTGGGTACGTACTTTAGACTTTGTTGCTGTTACAGATGCTGATTTAGATAATGATACTTTTGAAGGAGCAATCAAACAATTTGAGCAAAATAATAATAAACAAGCTATCGTAGGATTGAGTGGTTATGTAAGTAAATTTCCAAAAGGAATACACGCGTTAGAAGCAAACTTTAAATTGGCACAAGCATATACTGCGGAAGGTTCAGAAAATAAATCGATTCCTAATTATCAGTATGTAATTGAGCAACCTCGTAGCGAATATACTGAACAATCATTACTGCGATTGGCTCAGATATTCTTGAAAGCTAAAGATTGTGATAAAGCGATTCCTGTTTTATCTCGTTTAGAAAATGAGGGTGATTCTTATCAGAATAAAACATTTGCACAAGCAAACTTGATGAAATGTTATTATGATAAAAATGATTATAATAATTCAGTTGTTTATGCAGAGAAAGTATTGCAAAATCCTAAGACAGATGAAAACGTAAAAAGTGATGCGCAAATTATTGTAGCAAGGGCGGCGATTAAATCAGGTGATGAAGATAAAGCTAAAACAGCTTATGCAAAGTTAGCTACCACATCTAAAGGAGAGTTGGCTGCCGAAGCACTTTATTATGATGCTTACTTTAAAAATAAAGAAAATAAGTACGAGGCTTCAAATGCTGCGGTACAAAAATTAGCAAAAAATTATTCAGCATTTAAATATTTCGGAGCAAAAGGATTAGTGTTAATGGCGAAAAATTTCTATGGTTTAAAAGATAGTTATCAGGCGACTTATATTTTAGAAAATGTAATTCAGAATTTCACAGCTTATCCAGACGTAGTTTCTGAAGCTGAAAAAGAATTAAGCGCTATAAAAGCAGAAGAGTCTAAAACTAATTCATCGATTACAAAGTAG
- a CDS encoding glycosyltransferase: MIKQNKKYKIALVGYRLSDGGLEKVMSSLSIYFGKKNIDIHNILFDDSLTYPYSGKLVNIGKMKVDSKGILGKLKLFLFFRNYIIQNKFDYVVDFRYRVKPIQELILSKWIYNLNTIYTVHSSRLETYLPSSHLLTKLICNKKYALVCVSQEIKSLIVAKFNIENVVTINNPVDIEEINVKSLEQIDLESVYIIAAGRFDSQNVKQFDRLIIAYSNSILPKKNISLVLLGNGELEDFYKDSAITRGVADKVHFLGFKSNPYNYFKNALFLVLCSKYEGFPMVLIESLACETPVVSFDCTSGPNEIIMDKKNGLLVENQNFDKLTNAMNLFVEDHVLYNQCKNNSLRSIESFSIEKIGKQWQDLMGIDIY; this comes from the coding sequence ATGATAAAACAAAATAAGAAATACAAGATTGCATTAGTTGGTTATCGTTTAAGCGATGGAGGACTAGAAAAAGTCATGTCTTCATTGTCTATTTATTTTGGGAAAAAAAATATTGACATTCACAATATCCTTTTTGATGATTCCTTAACTTATCCCTATTCGGGAAAATTGGTTAATATTGGAAAAATGAAGGTAGATAGTAAAGGCATATTAGGAAAACTAAAATTGTTTTTATTTTTTAGAAATTATATCATTCAAAATAAGTTTGATTATGTTGTTGATTTTAGATATCGTGTTAAACCCATTCAAGAATTAATATTATCCAAGTGGATTTATAATTTAAATACAATTTACACAGTCCACAGTTCGCGATTAGAAACCTATCTGCCAAGCTCTCATTTATTAACTAAATTAATTTGTAATAAAAAATATGCTTTAGTTTGTGTCTCACAAGAAATAAAGAGCTTAATAGTGGCTAAGTTTAATATTGAAAATGTTGTTACTATTAATAATCCAGTTGATATAGAGGAGATTAATGTTAAGTCTTTAGAGCAGATAGATTTAGAATCTGTTTACATAATTGCTGCAGGAAGATTTGATTCTCAAAACGTAAAACAATTTGATAGATTAATTATTGCTTATTCGAATTCTATTTTGCCAAAAAAAAATATTTCTCTTGTATTACTCGGTAATGGTGAACTTGAAGATTTTTATAAGGATTCTGCTATTACAAGGGGTGTTGCTGATAAGGTTCATTTTTTAGGATTTAAAAGTAATCCTTATAACTATTTTAAAAATGCATTATTCTTGGTATTGTGTAGCAAATATGAAGGATTTCCTATGGTTCTGATTGAATCATTAGCATGCGAAACACCTGTTGTTTCATTTGATTGTACTTCAGGTCCTAATGAAATTATTATGGACAAAAAAAATGGGTTGTTGGTTGAAAATCAGAATTTTGATAAACTTACCAATGCAATGAATTTATTTGTTGAAGATCATGTTTTGTATAATCAGTGTAAGAATAATTCCTTAAGAAGTATAGAAAGTTTTTCAATCGAAAAAATAGGAAAGCAATGGCAAGATTTAATGGGAATTGATATATATTAG
- a CDS encoding sugar 3,4-ketoisomerase encodes MNVKIISIPKIEERRGNLSVIENDTIPFDIKRVYYLYDVPSGAERGGHAHKNLQQFLVALSGSFDVVLNDGKESKIITLNKPFEGLLINPGIWRELQNFSSGSVCLVVASEVYIEADYIRDFEGFINYSIDK; translated from the coding sequence ATGAATGTAAAAATTATATCTATTCCTAAAATAGAAGAAAGAAGAGGGAATCTCTCGGTAATAGAAAACGATACTATTCCTTTTGATATTAAAAGAGTTTATTACCTGTATGATGTTCCAAGTGGAGCGGAAAGAGGAGGGCATGCTCATAAAAATTTGCAACAATTTTTAGTAGCATTGAGTGGAAGTTTTGATGTCGTTTTAAATGATGGAAAAGAGTCGAAGATTATTACTTTGAATAAGCCGTTTGAAGGATTATTAATTAATCCTGGGATTTGGAGAGAGTTACAGAATTTTTCTTCTGGTTCTGTTTGTTTGGTTGTGGCTTCAGAGGTTTATATTGAAGCTGATTACATAAGAGATTTTGAGGGGTTTATTAATTATTCTATTGATAAATAG
- a CDS encoding TonB-dependent receptor, translating into MKINFQNKHIAFLLLLTSQLTLAQKKDETKKKEETIGTEEVNVVKAYSPTISDAFKVKEIPSLNDEGNAPKETIKYTIFSFPVASTFTPSKGNAQGVDKAKKEHLFTNYATVGVGNYGNLNAELFVAQELGNNDYVAGMFKHQSSQGGIKGIDLNDKFYDTSLDVIYGVKNRDMSWSIDLGYQNQIYNWYGLPVDFGSTLTPQDRGMLISGISPKHSYNGINLGGNIDFSDGIFTKASMKFSHFSDGLKSSENRFYIKPSFKVEIMDQSINTDVIVDYVGGSFENNYEKTNLTPIKYGFTNFGLSPSFVMQQDDWTLNLGAKLFYSLDNENSNSKILVYPNVTASYKVVGDLMIFYAGAEGNLEQNTYMDFVDQNPFLSPTLNINPTDKQFDIFAGLKGKLANNISYKVQGTYVNERNKALFKSNNFTEDVANENYAFGNSFQVVYDDMTTMRFYGELKADFSENVSFGINGTFNSYSNDYQREAWNLPTMKLSTSLDFNVTKQWYAGVNLFYVGERKDEQVNTSLGIDASPITLKSYFDLNAHVGYKYSERLTFYLKANNITNQAYQRWLNYPVQGFQIMAGANYKFDF; encoded by the coding sequence ATGAAAATCAATTTCCAAAATAAACATATCGCTTTTCTTTTACTACTAACGTCTCAGTTGACTTTAGCACAAAAAAAAGACGAAACAAAAAAGAAAGAAGAAACAATTGGTACTGAAGAAGTAAATGTGGTAAAAGCCTATTCGCCTACAATCTCAGATGCTTTTAAAGTAAAAGAAATTCCATCATTAAACGATGAAGGTAATGCGCCTAAAGAAACGATTAAATACACGATTTTTTCTTTTCCGGTAGCCTCAACTTTTACTCCTTCTAAAGGAAACGCGCAAGGTGTTGATAAAGCTAAAAAAGAGCATTTATTTACAAATTACGCAACCGTAGGAGTTGGTAATTATGGTAATTTAAATGCTGAATTATTTGTAGCGCAAGAATTAGGAAACAATGATTACGTGGCAGGAATGTTCAAGCATCAATCTTCACAAGGAGGAATCAAAGGCATTGATCTTAACGATAAATTTTATGATACCTCATTGGATGTAATTTACGGAGTGAAAAATAGAGACATGTCTTGGAGTATTGATTTAGGATATCAAAATCAGATTTATAACTGGTATGGTTTGCCAGTAGATTTTGGTTCGACGCTAACTCCACAAGATCGCGGCATGTTAATTAGTGGAATTAGTCCAAAGCATTCGTATAACGGTATAAATCTTGGTGGGAATATTGATTTTAGTGATGGAATTTTTACTAAAGCAAGTATGAAATTTAGTCATTTTTCAGATGGTTTAAAATCTTCAGAAAATAGATTTTACATAAAACCATCTTTTAAAGTAGAGATCATGGATCAGTCTATAAATACAGATGTAATTGTAGATTATGTTGGTGGAAGTTTTGAGAATAATTATGAAAAGACAAATTTGACACCTATAAAATATGGTTTTACAAACTTCGGATTATCACCAAGCTTTGTAATGCAACAAGATGATTGGACTTTGAATTTAGGAGCTAAATTATTCTATAGTTTGGATAATGAGAACAGTAATAGCAAAATTTTAGTATATCCAAATGTTACTGCTTCTTATAAAGTAGTTGGAGATCTAATGATTTTTTATGCTGGAGCAGAAGGAAATTTAGAACAAAACACATACATGGATTTTGTAGATCAAAATCCGTTCTTATCACCAACATTAAATATTAATCCAACCGATAAACAGTTTGATATTTTTGCAGGTTTAAAAGGGAAATTAGCAAATAATATAAGCTATAAAGTTCAAGGAACGTATGTAAATGAAAGAAATAAGGCATTGTTTAAGAGCAATAATTTTACAGAAGACGTAGCTAATGAAAATTACGCATTTGGTAATTCTTTTCAAGTTGTATATGATGATATGACAACCATGCGTTTCTACGGAGAATTGAAAGCCGATTTCTCAGAAAATGTTTCTTTTGGAATTAACGGAACTTTTAATAGTTACAGTAATGACTACCAAAGAGAAGCTTGGAATTTACCGACTATGAAATTAAGCACAAGCTTAGATTTTAATGTTACTAAGCAATGGTATGCAGGAGTTAATTTGTTTTATGTAGGAGAAAGAAAAGATGAGCAGGTAAATACTAGCTTAGGTATTGATGCAAGTCCGATTACATTAAAAAGCTATTTTGACTTAAATGCGCATGTAGGATATAAATACAGCGAAAGATTAACTTTCTATTTAAAAGCAAATAATATTACGAATCAGGCTTACCAAAGATGGTTGAATTACCCAGTTCAAGGTTTTCAGATTATGGCTGGAGCTAATTATAAATTTGATTTTTAA
- a CDS encoding glycosyltransferase family 2 protein, whose protein sequence is MQNLPLVTIICLCYNHEQFVAESLNSALNQNYQNIELIIVDDYSTDNSKIKIQSWLINYPQVKFISNETNLGNTRTFNKALQFAKGDYIIDLATDDVLMPDCVEKQINTFLNSKQKKLGIVYGNAELISEKNIHIRYYYEINSERKTLKSPASGDIYLAILSQSSMICSVSSMVKREVLEQLNGYNESLAYEDLDLWIRTSRLYNFEFIDDVLVQKRELENSLGSQFYKKNNSRTREINYSTYLIIKKAISLNQTKEENKALLKRLHYEMVKAYKTHDTLLFIKYIPIELKLRFS, encoded by the coding sequence ATGCAAAATCTTCCATTAGTTACAATCATTTGTTTATGTTATAATCATGAGCAGTTTGTGGCTGAATCATTAAACTCAGCATTAAATCAAAACTATCAAAATATTGAACTCATTATTGTAGACGACTATAGTACTGACAATTCAAAAATCAAGATCCAGAGTTGGCTAATAAACTATCCCCAAGTCAAATTCATTTCAAACGAAACCAATTTAGGAAACACCAGAACTTTTAATAAGGCTTTACAATTTGCAAAAGGAGATTACATAATTGATTTGGCTACTGACGATGTTTTAATGCCTGATTGTGTTGAGAAACAAATAAACACTTTTTTGAATTCTAAGCAAAAAAAACTAGGCATTGTTTATGGAAATGCAGAATTAATTTCAGAAAAAAATATTCACATTCGCTATTATTATGAAATTAATTCCGAAAGAAAAACACTAAAAAGCCCAGCATCAGGAGACATTTACTTAGCTATACTAAGTCAGAGCAGTATGATTTGTTCAGTTTCATCAATGGTAAAACGAGAAGTTTTAGAACAATTAAATGGCTATAATGAAAGTCTAGCTTATGAAGATTTAGATTTATGGATTCGCACATCAAGATTATATAATTTTGAGTTTATAGATGATGTTTTAGTTCAAAAAAGAGAATTAGAAAATTCACTAGGATCTCAATTTTATAAAAAAAATAATTCTAGAACAAGAGAAATCAATTACTCTACTTACCTTATTATCAAAAAGGCGATATCCTTAAATCAAACTAAAGAAGAAAACAAAGCATTATTAAAACGACTTCATTACGAAATGGTTAAAGCCTACAAAACGCATGACACTTTGCTATTTATCAAATACATACCAATAGAATTAAAATTAAGATTCTCATAA
- a CDS encoding class I SAM-dependent methyltransferase, translating to MNLRSVYYFISPKSRLLVRKIYYSPVDVFNSISGRKNKMVPNKGDVFIGSGDFVEQGRHHLRLLEEYAALKPNHSVLDVGCGIGRVAVPLTSYLLADSKYEGFDLVKKGINWCKNNITSNFPNFNFQHIPLNNDLYSLTNQKAENFVFPYEDNSFETVFLFSVFTHMQPLEVQNYLNEIYRVLKPGGKCLSTFFLYDNEIEAEISNERRSFSFPFNKENYRLMNEKVPSANIAFNEIYINQMIETSKLTVKNKIYGNWSKRGDKALIDFQDILVFEK from the coding sequence ATGAATTTAAGATCTGTTTATTATTTTATTTCCCCAAAATCAAGACTTCTTGTACGCAAAATATATTATTCACCCGTTGATGTTTTTAATTCAATAAGCGGTCGTAAAAATAAGATGGTTCCCAATAAAGGGGATGTTTTTATTGGTTCAGGAGATTTTGTAGAACAAGGTAGGCATCATCTTAGACTTCTAGAAGAGTATGCAGCATTAAAACCCAATCATTCCGTTTTGGATGTTGGTTGTGGAATTGGTAGAGTAGCAGTTCCTCTTACTAGTTACTTATTAGCTGATAGTAAATATGAGGGATTTGATTTAGTTAAAAAAGGAATTAATTGGTGTAAAAATAATATCACAAGCAACTTTCCTAATTTCAATTTTCAGCATATTCCGCTAAATAATGATTTGTATAGTTTGACAAATCAAAAAGCAGAAAATTTTGTGTTCCCTTATGAAGATAATTCCTTTGAAACAGTTTTTTTATTTTCTGTTTTCACACATATGCAACCATTAGAAGTTCAAAATTACCTTAATGAAATTTATAGAGTACTAAAGCCTGGAGGTAAATGTCTTTCCACTTTTTTTCTATATGATAATGAGATTGAAGCTGAAATTTCAAACGAACGTAGATCATTTAGTTTTCCTTTCAATAAAGAAAATTATAGATTGATGAATGAAAAAGTTCCTTCTGCTAATATTGCCTTTAATGAAATTTATATTAATCAAATGATTGAGACAAGTAAACTGACGGTGAAAAATAAAATATACGGAAACTGGTCTAAAAGGGGGGATAAAGCCCTAATAGATTTTCAAGATATTTTAGTTTTTGAGAAATAA
- a CDS encoding glycosyltransferase family 2 protein has product MAFFSIVVPLYNASNHIENTLKSIFKQTFTDYEIIIINDGSIDDSETKVIDLKDSRISVYSQKNQGVSVARNLGIEKSKGKLIAFLDADDYWYPNHLETLFELYNDISNCGIYCSRYKIKTVSKQFLLPNHNGVEDSFSGIIKDYFYSNAPFRTTWTSSLAISKEILLKFGGFTPGVTNGQDLELWTKIGIYQSVAISNKITAIYNYDTPKSLSKKNINTMKLMDFEQFKIAESQNSSLKKFLDLYRIEYGLRYYIFGDTEKMNFYLKDVDQQNINLKIRFLLNLPPFSLRILFKAKNHLKKINLYFSIYQ; this is encoded by the coding sequence ATGGCTTTTTTTTCTATTGTTGTACCTCTATACAATGCATCTAATCATATAGAAAACACTTTAAAAAGTATTTTCAAACAAACCTTTACCGATTATGAAATTATTATAATTAATGATGGATCAATCGATGATAGTGAAACTAAGGTTATTGACTTAAAAGATTCTCGTATAAGTGTATATTCACAAAAAAACCAAGGCGTATCTGTTGCTAGAAATTTAGGAATAGAAAAATCTAAAGGAAAACTAATTGCTTTTCTTGATGCCGATGACTATTGGTATCCAAATCACCTAGAAACTCTATTTGAGTTATATAATGATATCTCAAATTGCGGTATTTACTGTTCTCGCTATAAAATCAAAACAGTTTCAAAGCAGTTTTTACTTCCAAATCATAACGGAGTTGAAGATTCATTCTCTGGAATAATTAAAGACTATTTTTATTCTAATGCTCCGTTTCGAACAACATGGACTTCTAGTTTAGCAATTTCTAAAGAAATACTATTAAAATTTGGAGGCTTTACTCCCGGAGTTACAAATGGTCAGGATTTAGAACTATGGACTAAGATTGGCATCTATCAATCTGTAGCGATAAGTAATAAGATTACAGCTATTTATAATTATGACACTCCAAAAAGCTTGTCGAAAAAGAATATTAATACGATGAAATTAATGGATTTTGAGCAGTTTAAAATTGCTGAGAGTCAAAACTCATCTCTTAAAAAATTCTTAGATTTATACAGAATTGAATATGGTTTGCGTTATTATATATTTGGAGATACCGAAAAAATGAATTTTTATTTAAAAGATGTTGACCAACAAAACATTAATTTAAAGATTCGATTTTTATTAAACCTCCCTCCTTTTTCTTTACGAATTCTTTTTAAAGCAAAAAATCATTTAAAAAAAATCAACCTATACTTTTCTATTTATCAATAG
- a CDS encoding cell division ATP-binding protein FtsE, with translation MSQTVLSLKDVAIYQEGKNILSHVNLEVKHGEFIYIIGKTGSGKSSFMKTLYGDLPLTEGEGHIVDFDLATLKENDIPYLRRKIGIVFQDFKLLPDRTINDNMLFVLKATGWTDKEGMERKIDEVLDKVGMKDFTQKMPHQLSGGEQQRVAIARALLNDPEFILADEPTGNLDPQTSSEVLEVLRNINALGKTIIMATHDYALLMKFPSKTLKCEDARIFEVVQRTV, from the coding sequence ATGTCACAAACCGTACTGTCTCTTAAAGATGTAGCCATTTATCAAGAAGGAAAAAATATTTTATCTCATGTAAATTTAGAAGTAAAACATGGAGAGTTTATTTATATCATCGGAAAAACAGGTTCTGGAAAAAGTAGTTTCATGAAAACTTTATATGGTGATTTACCATTAACTGAAGGTGAAGGTCATATTGTTGATTTTGATTTGGCTACCCTAAAAGAAAATGATATTCCGTATTTGAGACGTAAAATCGGAATCGTATTTCAAGATTTCAAATTGCTTCCGGACAGAACGATCAATGACAATATGCTTTTTGTTCTAAAGGCAACTGGATGGACAGACAAAGAAGGAATGGAACGTAAAATTGATGAAGTTCTTGATAAAGTTGGAATGAAAGATTTTACTCAAAAAATGCCTCATCAACTTTCTGGTGGTGAACAACAACGTGTTGCAATTGCAAGAGCTTTGCTAAATGACCCAGAATTTATACTTGCCGATGAACCTACTGGAAACTTAGATCCACAAACAAGCTCTGAAGTTCTTGAAGTTTTAAGAAACATCAATGCACTTGGAAAAACTATCATTATGGCTACACATGATTATGCGTTATTAATGAAATTCCCTTCGAAAACATTAAAATGTGAAGACGCTAGAATTTTTGAAGTAGTTCAGAGAACAGTGTAA
- a CDS encoding glycosyltransferase family 2 protein gives MLSILIPVYNYNVSSLVEALHKQCLESKIEFEIICQDDGSNSTLNTYNEKINLLKNCLFISLDKNIGLSANRNLLASKAKYSIFLYIDGDSVVVNKNYIQNYLDSIKNADIIYGGRIHPKTVNSPKQILRWKYGRIIEDKTASQRITNPYKTVLFNNTLIKKDHFNQIKFNSYLTKYGHEDTLFAYEVSKFNFRVKHIDNAIEHGDIDESSVFILKVKNSLNNLILLDQQNKLSPDFVKILGFYYSLKKYKLVSSGNLFFKIFNKVLFNQLCSQNPSLFLFNLYRISYICSIKN, from the coding sequence ATGCTTTCAATTCTAATTCCTGTTTATAATTATAATGTTTCTTCTCTAGTTGAAGCACTACATAAACAATGCTTAGAATCTAAAATAGAATTTGAGATTATTTGTCAGGATGATGGGTCGAATTCTACATTGAACACATACAATGAAAAAATAAATTTACTGAAAAATTGTTTATTTATCTCTTTAGATAAAAATATTGGATTAAGCGCAAACAGAAATCTCCTTGCCTCAAAAGCTAAATACTCTATTTTTCTTTATATAGATGGTGATTCAGTAGTCGTTAATAAAAACTACATCCAAAATTACTTAGATAGTATTAAAAATGCTGACATCATTTATGGAGGTAGAATTCATCCAAAAACAGTTAATTCTCCTAAACAAATATTGCGTTGGAAATATGGAAGAATTATCGAAGACAAAACGGCATCACAGAGAATTACAAATCCATACAAAACAGTATTATTCAATAATACATTAATTAAAAAAGATCACTTTAATCAAATAAAATTCAATTCATACCTAACAAAATATGGTCATGAGGATACCTTGTTTGCTTATGAAGTTAGTAAGTTTAATTTTAGAGTAAAACATATAGATAACGCCATCGAACATGGAGATATCGACGAAAGTTCAGTTTTTATTTTAAAGGTAAAGAATAGTCTCAACAATCTTATACTATTGGATCAACAAAATAAGTTAAGCCCTGATTTTGTAAAAATATTAGGCTTTTATTATTCTTTAAAAAAATACAAACTAGTTTCTTCAGGAAATTTATTTTTTAAAATTTTCAACAAAGTACTTTTTAATCAATTGTGCTCTCAAAATCCTTCTTTATTCTTATTTAACTTATACAGAATCAGTTATATTTGTTCAATAAAAAACTAA